From the Actinopolymorpha singaporensis genome, the window AGGTGTTCGTGGCCGGCCCCGACACCGGCCCGTGGTTCTCCCCGTACGACCTCGGTGTGCCCCTCCACGGGCTCCGTTTCCGGACCGGGCGGGCTGCCCGGGTGCTCGGTGTACCCGCGGAGGAGCTCCGGGACCAACGAGTGGACCTGGCCGACCTGTGGGGCGCGGCAGGCGCGCGGGCGACCCGCCGGCTGGTCGAATGTCCGGACCGCCTCACGGCCCTCGTCGCCGGTCGGCTCGGCCGGCTCCGGACCCGGGAAGCGGACCGGCAGGTCGACCACGTGGTGCGGGTGCTCTCCACGGGCAGCGGGCGAGTGCGGGAAGCCCTGGCGGAGATCCCCCTCGGCGAGCGGCAGTTCCGGCGGCGGTTCAGCGCCGCCGTGGGCTACGGACCGGCCACCTTCGCCCGGGTCGCCCGGTTGGTGCGCGTCCGCGACCTCGCCCGCGGTCATCCACGGGCCACGCTCGCCGATCTCGCCGCCGCGGCCGGGTACGCCGACCAGGCCCACCTCGCCCGGGACTGCCGGGACCTGACCGGCGCCACGCCGAGTGCGCTCCTCCGAGCTGACCAAGATCCCGCACCCGCCGGTCGCCGGCCCGAACCTGGTCACCGCTCCCCTGGCGCGGACCCGAACGTGACGTCCGTTCCGTACAAGCAGGGTGTCGGTGGCCGTGGATAGCGTCGGCGGTATGAGTTCGCCAACCAGCGCCCCGGCCGGCACCTCGGCCACGGTGGACGTGGACCGGGCCCGCGCCTTCGTCGGCTCCGAGGGCCGGATCCTCGAACGCCGGCTCGCCCAGGTCCACCTCGACGCCGACCGGTCCGCGGTACCCGCGGTCCTGGCCGCCCTGCGCGCACATCGCAACCCCGACGGCGGTTTCGGCCACGCCCTCGAACCCGACGCCCGCACCCCGGACAGCCAGCCGTTGTTCGTCGACTTCGCCCTCGACGTGCTCGACGACCTGGCGGCCGCCACCGGAGACCCCGGCCCGGCTCGCGAACTGCTCGCCGGCACCGGCGACTACCTCGCGACGGTGGCCACCGACGGTGGCGGCGTACCGATCGTGCTGCCCACGATCGCCTCCCACGCGCGAGCCGAGCACTGGGGCACGGGCGAGTTTCCGGCCGGGCTCAACCCCACCGCCGCGCTGGCCGGGCGGTTCCGCGCCCTCGGGATCGACCACCCCTGGGTCGAGGAGGCCGCCGCGTTCTGCTGGCGGCAACTGGAGAGCCCCGACGCGGTGACCGACGCGCACACCGCTCTGTGCGTGCTCCGGTTCCTGGAGACCGACCCCGACCGAGGGCGAGCCGAGCGGGCCTACGACGCGCTGGGCGCCCGGCTGGGCGAGCTCGCACTGTTCCAGCTGTGGCCGGGCAGCGGCTACGGCCTCACGCCACTGCAGTTCGCACCGCGCCCGGACAGCCCGCGCCGGCGGTTCTTCCCCGACGACGCGGTGGAGGCGCACCTGGACGCGCTCGCTGCCGCCCAGCAGGCCGACGGCGGCTGGCCCATCTCGTGGGAGCCGCCCGGTGAGGCGGCGACCCGGGAGTGGCGCGGGATCGTCACGCTCGGAGCACTGCGCGTGCTCAGGGCGTACCACCGCGGCTGACCTTCCTCTCTTCGCGACGTTCCGGCTGGCCACCATCGGGCATCGGCTCGCCCCGAGTGCCGACTCCTCGCCAGGCTCGTAGGTGACCGGTCGGGCGGTTGACCGCCCGACGGACGAACGACACGAGGAGCACATCACCGTGGCACTGCGGTTGATCCATGTAGGCATCGGCGGTTGGGGCGGCGACTGGGCGGCCAACGCCGTTCCGCGCGTACCCACCATCGAACGCGTCGCGGCCGTCGACGCCGATCCGGCCGCGTTGGCCAAGGGACGCAAGCGGGCCGGCATACCCGAGGACCAGTGCTTCACCTCACTGGGTGAAGCGATGGACAAGGTCCAGGCGGACGCGGTGCTCGTCACCGCGACGGTCGGGGCGCACGTCCCGCTGGCGGTCGAGGCGCTGCACGCGGGCAAGCACGTGCTGGTGGAGAAGCCGTTCGCTCCCACGGTGGCCGAGGCGCACGAGGTGCTCGCCGCCGCGGACAAGGCCGGCCGCACCGTGATGGTGAGCCAGAACTACCGCTTCTACCCCGCTGCCCGCACCGCCGCCCGCCTGGTCGCCGACCAGGCGCTCGGCCGGCTGGGCACCGTCCACATCGACTTCCGCAAGTGGGCCAACAGCGCTCCGGAAGCGGGCCACCGCCACTACCGGCTCGTCCACCCGCTGCTGTACGACATGGCGATCCACCACTTCGACCTGATGCGGATGGTCCTCGGCCAGGAGCCGGTCTCGGTCTACACCCAGGTCACCGACCCGCCGTGGAGCCGGTTCAAGGAGGAGGCCTCGGCCGTCCTGACCGTCACCTTCGACGGCGGCAGCGTGGTCAGCTACCGCGGCAGCTGGGTGAGTTCGGGTGAGCCCACCGCGTGGTCGGGCGCGTGGCACCTGGAGTGCGAGGACGGCGAGATCTACTGGACCGGCCGCGACGGGCCCGCGGGCTCCGCCGAGGGCGACGCCATCCGGGTGACCCGGCGCGGGGACGACGGACCGGTCGCGGAGCCGGTGACGATGCTCGACGTGCCCTACATCGGCCGGGCAGGGTCGCTGGCCGAGTTCGCCAGGGCCGTCGAGGCCGGTGAGGAGCCGGAGAGCTCGGGCCGCCGCAACCTCGCCAGCCTCGCGCTGGCCGAGGCGGCCGCGCGTTCGGTGGTGACCGGCCAGGTGGAGAAGGTGACCTGGGGCCAGGACTGAGCGAGATTCCTGGGCCGAGCCCCGTCCCGGGCCGGCCGTCGTACCTCCCCCGGGCGCATCTCTCCGGGGGAGGTACTTTTTTACCTCCTC encodes:
- a CDS encoding helix-turn-helix domain-containing protein produces the protein MSTTYAEVPAPAALAGDVHCLWRSSFGGSAPILPDGCLDIVVGPDQVFVAGPDTGPWFSPYDLGVPLHGLRFRTGRAARVLGVPAEELRDQRVDLADLWGAAGARATRRLVECPDRLTALVAGRLGRLRTREADRQVDHVVRVLSTGSGRVREALAEIPLGERQFRRRFSAAVGYGPATFARVARLVRVRDLARGHPRATLADLAAAAGYADQAHLARDCRDLTGATPSALLRADQDPAPAGRRPEPGHRSPGADPNVTSVPYKQGVGGRG
- a CDS encoding Gfo/Idh/MocA family protein, producing the protein MALRLIHVGIGGWGGDWAANAVPRVPTIERVAAVDADPAALAKGRKRAGIPEDQCFTSLGEAMDKVQADAVLVTATVGAHVPLAVEALHAGKHVLVEKPFAPTVAEAHEVLAAADKAGRTVMVSQNYRFYPAARTAARLVADQALGRLGTVHIDFRKWANSAPEAGHRHYRLVHPLLYDMAIHHFDLMRMVLGQEPVSVYTQVTDPPWSRFKEEASAVLTVTFDGGSVVSYRGSWVSSGEPTAWSGAWHLECEDGEIYWTGRDGPAGSAEGDAIRVTRRGDDGPVAEPVTMLDVPYIGRAGSLAEFARAVEAGEEPESSGRRNLASLALAEAAARSVVTGQVEKVTWGQD